GACCAAAATGCCATTGCCGCTATTTGAATCCACAGATGAAGCCCCATCCAAAGGTAGCCTCTTTTTAGCGATAAGCCTGCTGGTTTTTGCAAGTTCTGCTGACTCTATTAAGCTGCTCAGGAGGTTGGATGAGTCTCCATTCAACATAATTTCTATTTAAGGAAAAACTGCTATTGGCATGTAGATACAGTTAGCTAATACATTTGAGAGCTCAGGCCAAGTTGGCTTTTGTTTTTACATTGTCAGAAAAGAATCATGTGggcataattttctttttgaaacgAGCTCTTCATTTGAACCACTCACTTTTGGTTGCAATCATGGTCAAGGGCCTCATAGCTACGGCTCAAAAGCGGcaagtggagaaaatgaaaatgggagGGCATGAAGGTGAGGACTGCCTGACTTTATTTCTGTCACACAGTCACAGACACAGCAGAAGAAGGCTTGAAAGGTCAAACCAGGAGGCAGGAAACTGGAGCTTCTAGCTTCTAGAAGCCCACAGGAGTATAGGCACCACAGTATTGAAGCAGACTTCAGTATTGCTAGGACAGAGAGCAGCACCCCAGCCGCCTCTTAGAGAGAGGTCATGTCGTTGAGAGCATGGTCCAGCTCCTCGCTGATAGCTTTGTACTTGAGCTTCTGAGCATATAGCTCGTCTAGAGGGCGGAGGTCCCCAGGGAGAGAGTTCAGAAGAAGAGGTACAGGGTACAGAATGCGAGGGTCGGAATGGAGTGTCACACATGAGCAacgagaggaagaaaaaaaaagtgagaaaacaaagCATGAACTAGGAGAAAGTCGTGTCCTGTgtaacacaaaagagaaaacaaaagatctATGGAGTGATTTCTAAGTGGTGTGAAGTTCTGCAGGGGGTTAGCCATAATGAACCTTTAAAAAGAGTGGTGACTAGAAATGGCTAGAGCTTCTCCCCACCAATCTCCCACCCCAGGTTATTTCTGACTTTCAATGATGTCATCCAGTCCAAAGGCTGTACTTTGGAATAGGGCATTTTCCCTTATATGGAAACCTCACTTCCTAAATCAAACATTGGGACACATGGTCTGAGGAATGAGTTCTGTACCCTTTCTGGGTGGGACAGGCAGTTTGGGAGATTTCGTTTGAGCCCCAAGATTCTGGAAGTTCTGGGTTATTTCATGAAGAACATgggacagaatttttttaaagatggaactCTTCAAGAAATTCTGGGATATGTGGGCAGCAGACTCGCAGACTGGAGTCTTAATTCAGGTCTCCACGGTCtctaaatttccattttctcatacTGTGATAAGCTTTGCACTCTCTGGGAGAGAGCTTCTGTAAAAAtgcaaggcatttaaaaaatgcaaggcGTGTCAGAAATGAGCAAattaaaggaaattctaaagaCTTGAAAAGAATCAGCCATATTTGGGTCCCTTTACTCACATGTGGAGCTAATTAAGCAGAAATATTTTAGTTCTTGAAAAATGGCGACCCTAGTCTGAATTTGATTTGCACTGTTCCATTCCAGGGCTCCAGACTTCCACATGTGACATCACTCTGCACTTTGCTATCCTAAAGTGGACGAAGCCCAAATCAGCCTTTCCAGATTCCCCCCAACTGTCTGGGGATGTGCCGTGTAGAGGGAGGCAGAACAAACATAATTATATGGTAATTTCATACCTTCCAGGTCATCAATTGTCTTTTCCAGTTTTGCAACTGTTCTCTCTGCAAATTCGGCACGGGTCTCAGCCTAGGGCAGAAGAAAGGAGTCGTCACTATGAGTGCTTTAAGACCAGCCGCAGGAGAAACCTGGACTAGTTGGATGGAAATCACACGCACCTCTTTCAGTTTGTCAGACAgaagtttaatttcttcttcatatttATCCTCCTTTTCAGAATACTGTGGGAGAGACCAAaacactgcttttaaaaaagggaaggaataaaAGCACAGAAGAATGCATGTTCCCTGTTCCTCGGAGAAAAGTGTGTGCTTGAAGCTATGAACCTGCCTAAGAAGTAGAGACAGGCACCTTCCCAGGCAGAAGAAATTTGTGCAAAACTCAGAGAATCTGGGAGAGACCCCTCTGGGATGGTATTGATCTCAAGACCTGAGCTGATAACTCAGGATACACATGTGATGAATATGGTGCCGATGACCGCATGGAAATAGGCTACTCAAGGCCCTCCACAGCAGCTGGCCTAACCTATGTTTCCAACCCCACTTCCCATCAGCTTCCCCAAGGTGCTGGCCACTTCCTAGCCTTATTCTGAGTGTTCTCTGGTCTCCAGCCCTTGACTACAACTGGGCCGCCCAGCATGGAATGTTCCATTCCTCATTACTATCTGTCAGAAGTTATGTTTGTCTTTCAGGGCTCGACTCAGATGAATAGTCGCGAACCTTCATTAACTGCCTGCTATGTTGCTAGATATCATCAATCCCGATTTACAGAAGAGTAAAGAGTAACAGACAGGTTAGCTAATTTGTCTAGGGTCACATGGCTACGAAGTGACCAAGCCGTGACTGGAACCTGACTCTGGAATTTGAGCTTCTGGCCAGCATCCCGCTCTACGGTCTTTTCTGACGTCACCTCCTCGTGACACCTTTCCCAATTTTGTGAAGTCCCTCTGTTGAAGCCCCACTGCACTTTGTTACTTTATCAACCCCTCTACTCAGCTAGACTTCAAGATCTTCAGGAACAGAAGCCGTACCATCACTGTAGCATCTCTCCCCGTGACCAGGGCAGCATCTGGCATACATATGTGGTCTGCATTTATTCACCACCTATCCTAGTATGAGATATACGCCAGGCACAACGCTAGGACTAATGACACAGCTCTAAACGAGACATAGTCCCTGTCCTTAAAACCTACAATCTAGCAAGGAAGGCATGCGATTATGATAAATGTGATCAACCATCATGATAGGAAAAGAAGTAGGTGGGGCTACACAGCTGAGAAACACCTAACCTAGGTGAGCAATCAGGGAGGGCCTCTCATGCAGGGGCCTAAAGGATGAATAGGGGGTTGCCAAGCAGAGAGCAAAGGGAAGGCCACCCCAGGCTGAGTGGACAGCAGGTTCAAGGTATTGAAGGTGACCAACATGGAATGTTTGTGAAACTGAAGTTCAATGCAACTGGAGGGGAGTAGGAGGAGGGAGAATGAGGAAGAGATGAGGATGCAGGGGTTGGCGGGGGGGTGGGAAGAAGGCCATGGAAGAGCGTGTACGTTGCTTCTAATGCTCTCTCCTGTAATGACTGCGCTGGGTACTGTTTCAGCTAATAAAGCCCAATTCCACCTCTGATTGCCGCTCGACCTTCTAGAAAGCATTTCTGGAGGAACCCAGGGATTCAGTTGAGAGTGAGGCTCTGTAGGTTCTGTATCTATATGATGATGCTCAGATCTACCTAAGAGGAGCCTGGCCAGGTCCCAATCTCATTCCATCTCCACCTTCCCGGAGGTAGAGATAAAAGATGGTGCTAAGACCCCATCTTAAAAGGGGGAAATATAGCCACTGGACACCTCTTTCTATAGGGGAAAAACCTGGCTGCTGGGCACCAAAGCTGCTGTTAGCAAATACAGGTCAGATCCCTGATACCCTAGCACGCTCCTGCGTACgttgggggaagaaaagaagaaagtccaGCACATCACCCTCCAGCTCAAGCCAACAACCAACCTTTTCAGATGCAGCCTCTAGCGACTTCAGGTTGTTAGTGACATTCTTGAGTTCTTCTTCCAGGTCACCACATTTTCTGCCCAAAGACAAGGGATTTTTGTGTCTTATCTTACATCAGGCAATTCCCCTAAAAGAAGTTTTCAAAAGGAGGAATCGCACTTCCAGGGGCCCCCAGAAGGAATGCGGGGGGAAAAATGTTAATGGCTTTTTCTGAGACACAGCGCTGTGTGTTTATCAAAACCCTATCATGCCAGGCAAAGGCGCGGCAGGCCGAGGAGTATTTGGAAGGTTTGTAAAGCACTCCTGGGCTCCTGCCAAGTCTGAGGCAACAGGGACTTGTGAAATCTATGACTGATGTGGTTGACTCCGGAAGGTGTTTAAGAATGAGATGGAGGCTGGGAGCAATCGGAGTTTACACCGGACACTCCAGGAAGCAAGGTTGGAGCGGATTTTCGAAACCAGATCTCTCTCAGCACAGCAGGAATGCTCCGGGGAGCTGGATTCCTCACCCAAGTCCGAGGGGGGAGGCATTTTGGTTTTCTGGTGGGGAGCTTGTGGGGATTCCGGTCAACCTTCTCACCTTTCCCTCCAGGAATGTGTCCCAATCCAACAATGACATCAAGAACAAGGCATTTAAACACTGACATGGCACCCTGCCCTCAGTGTTCCCTTAAgaaggcacagggcttccctggtggcgcagtggttgggagtccacctgccaatgcaggggacacgggttcgtgccccggtccgggaggatcccacatgccgcggagcggctgggcccgtgagccatggccgctgagcctgtgcgtccggagcctgtgctccgcaacaggagaggccacagcagtgagaggcccgcgtaccacaaaaaaaaaaaaaaaaaaaagaaggcacagCCTCCTGAGTGATCCTCTCTGGGAAAACGGACTTCTGGGCTTCTCTGCTCTCCCTGTCTCACTCATCTTTCCCAATACCTTTGTGGGAACAGTCAACACGTGGGCAGCACTGCCCAGGGCAGTAAGAACAAACAGTTGCCCATCATTCTTTGTCAGCCATGGAGGCAAAGAGGAGGCACTGAGCAATGGGTCTCAGATGCCCGTCCACTTGACCAGAGGCCCTGGTCGGTATCCATTCCCAACACAACCAActccctcccagctccacccccGCCCCGGAGCTGAGCTGGGCGCCACTCAGCCTTGCTCTGCCACTCACAGTTCAGACACCTCGGCACGCTCCTCTGCTCTCTCCAGCTCGCCCTCCAGGATGACCAACTTACGAGCTACCTGCAGAGACAGGAAGGATCGACCAAGACTGACCCCTGAGAGCCACGTCTAGTTCAATGCCCTCCCCCGTTCAGACAGCAAGGCCACGCCCAGACCATCTGCAACGTGGGGCTTTCTCCTGCTTCTCCGACTCAGACAGTCCCGGAGAAAATCTATGTTCTCTCCCTCAGGCCCCGGGAAGTAAAGGAAGAGATGGGACCATGAGGGCAGGCAGAAGGAGCAACTGAGCTTTCATGGCCTGAAGACCCACGACTGGGGACCACAATTCCCCATTTTAGCCTAACACCAAGCTGCAGGACAAAAAAGGGATCTGATCACTTGGTTTCCCCATTAAGTCTAAGTCCCCACTTGTCTGAGTGTCACAGAATTTCCCAGGACTTTTGGCGTCGTGGAAGATACGGTTTCCTAGCCAAGTGGCTGTCTTAGGAAAACAGATGTGGACACAGAAGGACAGCTGAGCTGACCAAGAACTTCCTTTAGGCAGCCCCAGGGTTCTCCCTATCACAGATCCAtttcctccccacttcctgctgCTGCCATCTACCAGCCCCACTCACCCCAACTCACCTCCTCGTATTTGCGGTCAGCCTCCTCAGCAATGTGCTTGGCCTCTTTGAGCTGCATCTCCTGAATCTCCATCTTCTCCTCATCTTTCATTGCCCGGTTTTCTATCACCTTCATTCCTCTGCAAGGAGCAAACCTCGTCATTACTTCCATACATTACCGCCTCATCACACACCTCCATGCATCTGCTCATCTAAACACATCTCTGACATCTACCAAGAACCGTACTCCGAACAGGAAATTGTAGAGCTGCTCACATTCATTTCATCTTTGCCAAATGCCAGGCACTAAGTGCCTCAAACTtcacaacccccacccccagggtaggtacattatccccatttcacggaggaagaaactgaggcatagagagactCAGTTAAGCAAATAACTTGCTTAAGGttacacagccagtaagtggcagagctgggattcaaactggTGAtgtggctccagagtccatgctcccaTCCTATAGAGTCTCTCACTAACTAGTAACAAGGGGGACTTGTACGCCAGCAGTTACCACGATGTGATCGGAGGTCTGGGCCCAGCTTGGCTGTTGGAATGATGAATTCTGCTGCAgtgaagtggtgtgtgtgtgtgtgtgtgtgtgtgtgtgtgtgtgtgtgtgagacgaGGCACTTCCCAGAAGAGAGTCCACAAATGAACAAGGAGGGGAAAGGTATTCTTCAGTGAGACAGAGCTGTACAAGAAAGCCCCAGAGGAATGAAAGAATATGGCAGGGAGGTCAGGGTGGCTGGACCATAGGCTGCTTGAATGACACACTAAGTGTTTTATGCCAAGGGGACATGGAACCACAGGAGGGTTTCAAAAGCAGGAGTGAGTGGAAACCAGAATGATGGATGGACTGCAGTGGGAAGACCAGGTAAGAGGCAGGTACCCACAAAGTGATGGGTGAAGAAGGCCTGAACTGAAGTGGATACTGAACTGAAGTCCACTTTGGAAGGGACAGCGTCCTGGGGATGGCTGGAAGTCTCCTACAACTTTTGACCATGAGATGGAGCACACTCTAGCCTGCACTGCTTGGGGTGGACAAGGTAAGACCAGATACTTCCAAAGAAGAGGCCAGTGCTGGATAATGTATCGATGTGTGTTGTGCCTGCCCACAGCAGAGGACCATatacttcttttctttatttttgaatttttgaatcatttaatttttttatacagcaggttcttattggttatccatttaatacatattagtgtacatgtgtcaatcccaatctcccaattcatcacaccaccccaaCCCCCACCATATACTTCTAATAAATACTTTCATTCGGACTATCACTACCATTCTCAGCTGACTATCAAAACACTCTCCATGCCTGTACCAGTCCTCAAGATCATCAAGTTTGGAAAACCCTCTGCAGTAGTGGAGAGAtcaaagtgacttgtccaaggccacatagTAAATGGCAGTGGCTTTTTGGAAGAACTTAAATCTAGATTCTCCATCTCCCAAGTATAAGATTCTTTCTACCTAAACAGCAGTGTCTAACAGGGGTGCCATCAAAGGCCTCTGGTAAGGTGATACGGGCTTTCCCAGGCTCTCTTGGTTTGCCTTGGGGAGGTCACAGAAGTGAGACAATCTGGTCAGGCTGGTCTGACTGTGAACAACGGTAGCAGCTAATCTAGGCCCCAGGCACAGCCATGAGCAACTTGTGACTGGATCCTTCACACTTCCTTGTGACTGCCCTGAGCTGCCACCCTCTCCCTCTATTAAGTGGCTGAAGCAGAGATCTGTGCTTGCACTGGGATCTGTGCCCTGGGTAGGACTATTCCACTGCACGGGAAGAAATTTCCCACTTGGGCAACTTGAAAAGTCAATCTCCAAGATTCCCCGGTTGGTTCTGCTTCTCCAGTGTATGGTCACAACGGCACAATCGGGAATGAACCCTTGGGAGGAGTATATACCAGGAAACCATGGTGGATGGGTCCGGTGAGAATTCTGTTGTGAAGATGTGGCAGATACACGAGGACCAATGGGCCAGCCCACACCATGACCACACAAGGAACCCATTTACCACCACACAGAGACAGCTGCTTCTGTGAATTACACAATCTGCCCTCAGTCCTCCAGAGCCTGCGCCAAGGCGTGCCAGAGAACTTGCCCACTCTGGAGGACACAGTACCCTTCTGGAGGCAGCGTAGCTCTGTCAGTGGCAAATATATTAATGGGACTGGTTTGTGCATGTCCCTGACACACAGCTGTCCAGTAGCCCAAAGCCTGAAGCACTGCCAACGAACATCTATGTAGATGGCCCATTCCAAATTTTCATCCCCCGCCTTCTCACATCACCCTGGAAACTGATGTCTTGAGAACACTGATGACGAGATGCACAGCGACTTTCAGGGAGAACGTGAGAAGCAGCGTTCTGCAAACTGATTGCCAATGACAGTTGCAGTTGCAATCTTATATGTGTCCATTTTTTGCCTTCTTCTGCCTGTTGTTAGTTTTCCTTTGGAACCACCACATCAAATGCCCCTACAAACAGCATGATGGTTTACAAGGCGTTGCACCTACGTACAAACCATACGCATTTGTACGTATGTGCACACGTGCAGGtctgtgtgatctcacttactCTCACCCCAGCTCTGGCAGGTCCGCTCTACAACACGATCCCCGTTTCCCAGAAGCAAAGGCTAATGCCACTGGGTTCAAAGCGTCCTTACCTCTCGCTCTCATCTGCAGCCTTTTctgcctcctccagcttctgcagGGCTGTGGCCAGTCGTTCCTGAGCCCTGTCCAACTCCTCCTCAACGAGCTGGATGCGTCGATTGAGAGCTGCCACATCACCTTCAGCCTAGGGAGGTCAGAGGTGCAGCCAGGTTAAGAAGGAAACGGGTCAGCTAGCAGCAGGAGCCCTCCACTCACACAGTGCCCTTTCCCCCAGCTAACCCGCTTCCCCTGCCAAAGCCCACCCGGGAATCCAGGTGATCAGGAATTCACACTGTGTCTCATCTGGAGAACGTGAATTTTCCATATGATCTTTTCCCCAAATGTCAGCAGACATCCACCACAATAGGACAGTCTGTCAAGTCAATACAGGAGAGAGAGGTAAGAAAGCTGTATGTTCCAAGAGGACGGTGCTGGCCTCTCCATGGTATTTCTAGAGAGCAAGGCCACCAGTGACCGGCTCACCCTGTCACGTAAGGTCTGCTCCCAACCACCTGAATGGCAAGACAAATGCAAGAATCTGGATGCCTCAGTTACATGTTGGCCATACAgttgggagggaggctgggggcggCCCAGCTGGAACGCTGTCCTTAACCAAGCCTGGCTGAGAAATGTTGGGACAAAAAGatacaagaaaggaaaggaaagaaaacttggTTACAGGCGTGGGAGAGAAGTCAGAATGTTGTTAGTGGCTTTTCAAGGTGTTTTCACCTACAAAGAAGGTAATATGGTGGCGTGCATAAAAGCAAGAACTCCAGGATCACAGTGTGCTGGGTCAGAATCCCCGCTCTGCCAGTTTATAGCCATGTGGCATTGGGCAGGTCGTTTCACGGCTTGCTCTGAGCCTCCCTATCCCAGGGCCTGCTTGCTTCATGCCTCTGTGGGGACTGTAAAGGAAGGGTAGGGCATTGCACCTGGCATGTGGGAAGTCCCACAAAGTGCAGTCCTTACTGCCATGGtttcacctcatttaatcctcacgtatctcacccattttacagctggggaaatTGAGAGATCCAGTGAGGTGAAGTAGATCGGTTCAGTGTCACAGAGCTGGTAGGGAACGGCTTCTTGAGCCCCAGCCCAGGATTCTTCCCTCGCCGAACCTGTGCTCTGAGTCCTGCAGGGGCTTTGAGGCCACACACTTAGGAATATTGAGAATTGGTAAAATGGAGCTCAACCGACAGGAGAAATATAAAGCTACCCTGACTTCTTCATAACAAGACAAATAAAGAATCTCCGAATTGGGGAAGGCTGTAAAAATCAGTGGCGTAATAGAATAAGGCCAGCGTTGCTGAAAAGCGCAGAGTCAGGAAACTTTTCTTAGCTCCGGAGTCCTAGCAGCAGGGGGAGCAGAAGCTCCCACAGGTGTTTTTGATCGCAACTTCCTCTGAAACATCAGTTTGGGGAATCCATTTAAACCACTGATGAACTATTTTAAGAAATGTCACCCACTCATTCCAATGAGTGggtgctttttattctttttaaatcataTGAATCTTAACTCCTTCAGCAACTGGGGCAGGAATTGacttccccccaaccccatgtTTTTTAGTACACTCACAAAATTGTGCAACCAACACCATTATCTAATTCCAAACGTTTTGTCACCCCgaaaagaaacctcatacccattagtaGTCAAGGAACTGACGTTTTAGATCATACAGAGGTGCTTGATTCACGagtagtctttaaaaaaaaaacaa
This genomic interval from Phocoena sinus isolate mPhoSin1 chromosome 3, mPhoSin1.pri, whole genome shotgun sequence contains the following:
- the TPM4 gene encoding tropomyosin alpha-4 chain isoform X6, yielding MEAIKKKMQLLKLDKENAIDRAEQAESDKKAAEEKCKQVEEELTHLQKKLKGTEDELDKYSEDLKDAQEKLELTEKKASDAEGDVAALNRRIQLVEEELDRAQERLATALQKLEEAEKAADESERGMKVIENRAMKDEEKMEIQEMQLKEAKHIAEEADRKYEEVARKLVILEGELERAEERAEVSELKCGDLEEELKNVTNNLKSLEAASEKYSEKEDKYEEEIKLLSDKLKEAETRAEFAERTVAKLEKTIDDLEDELYAQKLKYKAISEELDHALNDMTSL
- the TPM4 gene encoding tropomyosin alpha-4 chain isoform X7, producing MAGLNSLEAVKRKIQALQQQADEAEDRAQGLQRELDGERERREKAEGDVAALNRRIQLVEEELDRAQERLATALQKLEEAEKAADESERGMKVIENRAMKDEEKMEIQEMQLKEAKHIAEEADRKYEEVARKLVILEGELERAEERAEVSELKCGDLEEELKNVTNNLKSLEAASEKYSEKEDKYEEEIKLLSDKLKEAETRAEFAERTVAKLEKTIDDLEDELYAQKLKYKAISEELDHALNDMTSL
- the TPM4 gene encoding tropomyosin alpha-4 chain isoform X1; protein product: MEAIKKKMQLLKLDKENAIDRAEQAESDKKAAEEKCKQVEEELTHLQKKLKGTEDELDKYSEDLKDAQEKLELTEKKASDAEGDVAALNRRIQLVEEELDRAQERLATALQKLEEAEKAADESERGMKVIENRAMKDEEKMEIQEMQLKEAKHIAEEADRKYEEVARKLVILEGELERAEERAEVSELKCGDLEEELKNVTNNLKSLEAASEKYSEKEDKYEEEIKLLSDKLKEAETRAEFAERTVAKLEKTIDDLEGMKLPYNYVCSASLYTAHPQTVGGNLERLIWASSTLG
- the TPM4 gene encoding tropomyosin alpha-4 chain isoform X4, which translates into the protein MAGLNSLEAVKRKIQALQQQADEAEDRAQGLQRELDGERERREKAEGDVAALNRRIQLVEEELDRAQERLATALQKLEEAEKAADESERGMKVIENRAMKDEEKMEIQEMQLKEAKHIAEEADRKYEEVARKLVILEGELERAEERAEVSELKCGDLEEELKNVTNNLKSLEAASEKYSEKEDKYEEEIKLLSDKLKEAETRAEFAERTVAKLEKTIDDLEGMKLPYNYVCSASLYTAHPQTVGGNLERLIWASSTLG
- the TPM4 gene encoding tropomyosin alpha-4 chain isoform X3, with the protein product MAGLNSLEAVKRKIQALQQQADEAEDRAQGLQRELDGERERREKAEGDVAALNRRIQLVEEELDRAQERLATALQKLEEAEKAADESERGMKVIENRAMKDEEKMEIQEMQLKEAKHIAEEADRKYEEVARKLVILEGELERAEERAEVSELKCGDLEEELKNVTNNLKSLEAASEKYSEKEDKYEEEIKLLSDKLKEVRVISIQLVQVSPAAGLKALIVTTPFFCPRLRPVPNLQREQLQNWKRQLMTWKKSLPRPKKRMWAYIRHWIRH
- the TPM4 gene encoding tropomyosin alpha-4 chain isoform X2 — encoded protein: MEAIKKKMQLLKLDKENAIDRAEQAESDKKAAEEKCKQVEEELTHLQKKLKGTEDELDKYSEDLKDAQEKLELTEKKASDAEGDVAALNRRIQLVEEELDRAQERLATALQKLEEAEKAADESERGMKVIENRAMKDEEKMEIQEMQLKEAKHIAEEADRKYEEVARKLVILEGELERAEERAEVSELKCGDLEEELKNVTNNLKSLEAASEKYSEKEDKYEEEIKLLSDKLKEAETRAEFAERTVAKLEKTIDDLEEKLAQAKEENVGLHQTLDQTLNELNCI
- the TPM4 gene encoding tropomyosin alpha-4 chain isoform X5, which encodes MAGLNSLEAVKRKIQALQQQADEAEDRAQGLQRELDGERERREKAEGDVAALNRRIQLVEEELDRAQERLATALQKLEEAEKAADESERGMKVIENRAMKDEEKMEIQEMQLKEAKHIAEEADRKYEEVARKLVILEGELERAEERAEVSELKCGDLEEELKNVTNNLKSLEAASEKYSEKEDKYEEEIKLLSDKLKEAETRAEFAERTVAKLEKTIDDLEEKLAQAKEENVGLHQTLDQTLNELNCI